In Rhizobium glycinendophyticum, the DNA window CGCCGAAGGCAAAGCCGGGGCGCAAGCGCCGGACCTGTTCGGCAAAGGCAATCGCATCGGCGCGCGAATGCCGCCGCTTCATGCGCTTCAGGATCATGTCGTCGCCATGCTGCAGCGATAGATGCAGATGCGGCATGAAACGCGGCTCATCGGCAATCAGGTCGAAGAGATGGCTGTCTGCCTCGATGCTGTCGATCGAGGAGAGGCGCAGGCGCAGGATTTCCGGCACCTGCTTGAGCAGTGTCTTGGCGAGAAGGCCGAGCGTCGGATTGCCGGGCAGGTCGGCGCCATAACTCGTCGCATCCACGCCGGTCAGCACCACCTCGCGATAGCCGTTTTCGACGAGCTTGCGCGCCTGCTCGACGACGGCGCCCATCGGCACGGAACGTGAATTTCCGCGGCCAAAGGGGATGATGCAGAAGGTGCAGCGGTGATCGCAGCCGTTCTGCACCTGCAGGAAGCCGCGTACATGACCATCGATATGCGCCACCATCTGCGGCGCCGTCTCGGTCACGCTCATGATGTCGTTGACGGCCACCTTTTCTTCCGCCGAGACGCCAAAATCCGGCAGGCGGCGATAGTGTTCGGCCTTGAGCTTTTCCTCATTGCCGAGGACAGCGTCGACCTCGGGCATATCAGCGAAGTTTTGTGCTTCCGTCTGGGCGGCGCAGCCGGTCACGATGATACGGGCTTCCGGGTTCTCCCGGCGCGCACGTCGGATCGCCTGGCGGGCCTGGCGCACGGCCTCCGAGGTGACCGCACAGGTGTTGACGAGGATCGCGTTTTCGAGGCCGGCCTTGGCGGCTTCGGCCTTCATGACCTCGGATTCATAGGTGTTCAGGCGACAGCCGAAGGTGATGACCTCGACGGCGCCTTTTTGCTCAGACGTCACGGGGTGGCGGCCTCTGCCTGCCCGCTCTCGTCACGCTGCCAGTCCCCGGTCGTAGGATTAACCGTGCCGGACCATTCCCATTCGGCGGGACCGGTCATTACGACCTTGTCATCTGGTCGCCAGTCGATGGTCAGCGTGCCGCGATTGGGGCTCGACGCCACCGTGATCGTCACCTTGCGCTCGGTGCGGCCGGTACGAGCCGCAGAGACGCCGGCGGCACAGGCGGCAGAGCCGCAGGCGAGCGTCAGGCCGGCGCCGCGTTCCCAGGTACGCGTCACCATGGATGTCTTCGAGGTCACCTGGGCCAGGGTGATATTGGCCTTTTCCGGGAAGATCGGATGGTTTTCCAGGAGCGGCCCAAAGCGTTCCAGATCATAGGTCATCGGATCGCGATCGACCCAGAAAACGGCATGCGGATTGCCCATCGACATGGCCGAGGGCGAATGCAGGATCGGCGCGTCGATCGGGCCGATCTGCAGCTCGATGCGGCTGGTGTCGTGGAATTCTTCAGACAGCGGGATCTTGTCCCAGGCAAAGACCGGCTTACCCATGTCGACGGAGATCGTCCCGTCCTGATGCTCGACGGCGTTGAGGATGCCGGCGATGGTCTGGAAGGTGAAGCTCTTGCGACCTGTTTCGCTGGCCAGTGCCTGTACCACGCAGCGCGTGCCATTGCCGCAGGCCTGCGCCTTCGAGCCATCGCAGTTCAGGATGTCGATATAGGCGTCGGTGCCGTCGAGCTTCGGATCGTGGATCGCCATGATCTGGTCAAAGACGGTCGCGGGATCGGCGGCGAGCGCAATCGCGGCAGCCGGCGTCACCCGGTCGGTGCGACCGCGCATGTCGACGACCAGGATCTTGTTGCCAAGCCCGTTCATCCTCGCGAATTCGACCCGATCCGACATCGTCACTCCAGCAAGCTGCATTTTCAGCCTATATGGCGGAAATGCAAGCGAATTACCAGTAGAGCGGCCAAAACCACGCGTGCATGGTCAACGCCATGGTTCGGTTACCTCAAGCCATTCCCGGGTTCGCGCCTCAGGATCGGCATGCAAGGTAATGTCTGTCACCACCGCCGCACTGTCAGCACCTGCCGCAAAGACGCCGGGTAGCCGGTCGGGACGAAGACCACCGATCGCGACCAGGGGCAGGGGCCTGATCCTTTCCTTCCACACCGTCAGCCGTTCCAGACCCTGCGGCGCCCAGGGCATTTTTTTCAGGACCGTCGGATAGACGGGGCCGAGAGCGACATAGTCAGGCTTGGCAGCCAGCGCCGTTTCGAGCTCGGCCTTTTCATGGGTCGAGAGGCCGAGCTTCAGGCCTGCGCTGCGGATGGCTGCGAGGTCTGCCGTTGCCAGATCCTCCTGGCCGAGATGGATAAAGCCGCAGGCCTCGTCGATGGCGATCTGCCAGTAGTCGTTGACGATGAGGTGGCAGCCGTGGTCGGCGCAGCATTGCCGGGCGCGGCGGATGTGCTGGCGAAGCACGCTTTCCTCGGCGTCCTTCATCCGCAGCTGCACCAGCTTGACCCCCAGCGGCACCAGCCGCTCGATCCAGTCTGCATTGTCCACGATGAGGTAGAAGGGATCGAGCTTCATACGAAGACCCCCTTTCCGATGACGGGTGTTGACGGTACCGCCATGTCGCGCGGTTCCAGCATACCGGCTTGACGGGCGATTTGTCCTGCCTCGATCGCCTTGGCAAAAGCCTCTGCCATCGCGGCCGGATCACCGGCCGAGGCAACAGCGGTGTTGAGCAACACGGCGTCATAGCCAAGCTCCATCACTGTTGTCGCATGGGAGGGGCGACCGATGCCGGCATCGACGATCAGCGGCACGTCGCGAAATTCCGCCCGCATGGATTTGAGCGCCGGCAGATTCTGCGGGCCCATGGCACTGCCAATCGGCGCGCACCATGGCATCAGAACACGGCATCCGGCGGCGAGCAGCTTTTCCCCGACCACCAGATCGTCTGTCGTGTAGGGGAAAACCTCGAAGCCCTCGGAACCGAGGATCTTCGCCGCTTCCACGAGTTCGAAAACGTCAGGCTGCAGCGTGTCGTGATGGCCGATCACCTCAAGCTTGATCCAGGTAGTGCTGAAGACCTCGCGCGCCATCTTTGCCGTCAGCACCGCCTCTCGGGCGCTGTGGCAGCCGGCGGTGTTGGGCAGGACATGCACACCGAGATCGCGGATCAGCTGGAAGAAGGCCCCGCCCGCCTTGCCGCCTGCGGTCTCCCGGCGCAGCGAGACAGTGACGATCTCGGTCTTCGAGCGCCGAACGGCTTCGGCCAGGATCGCAGGCGAGGGGTAGCGCGCGGTGCCGAGCAAGAGGCGCGAGGAGACTGCCTTGCCATAGAGTTCCAGGGCCATCTCAGCCTCCCTGCATGGGCGAAAGGATCTCGATCCGATCGCCCTCCTTCAAGTGATGCGTGGATCGCTCCTCGCGATGAACCAGCTCGCCATTGACGGCGGTTGCCAGCCAGTCGCCCTCGTAGTCGAGCTTTGCGAGCAGATCGGCCAGATTACCGGCATCGAGCTCCAGGGCTTCTCCGTTGACGGTGAGCTTCATGCGGTCCTCCTTCGCTCAGAAGCGTCCAACTTCGTCAGCCTTTCCGCCGCCTCGCGCGCCAGGGCCGGTGCCAGCAGAAAGCCGTGGCGGTGCATACCGGCCACTGCCAGGCCTTCGGAGGTGTCGATAAGGCGGGGCACATTGTCCGGGAAAGCCGGGCGGATGCCGGTGCCGGTTTCCACGATGCGCGCCTCGGCAAAGGCCGGGTGCAGCGCATAGGCGGTGTTGAGCAGCTCCATCATCGAGCGCGCGGTGATCGGCCCGTCGTCGTCAGTCTCGATCATGGTCGCGCCCAGCATGAACAGTCCGTTGCCGCGCGGCACGATGTAGAGGGGGTGGCGGGGATGCAGGAGGCGCACGGGACGGGAGAGGGCAACATCGCCTGTTTCCAGATAGAGCATCTCTCCGCGCACACCGCGTAATCCTTCGATCTCGCCGATCGCCTGTGGTCCCCGGCAATCGACGGTCGTTGAATAGCCTACAGCCTCGTCCGCCTCCTCCCCAAAGCGGAAGGAAACACCGAGCCTCCGTGCGGCTTCATACAGACCCCGCAAGGCCTGGCGTGGATGAAGATGCGCCTCCTCTGAAAAGAAGAGGCCGGTGCCGAAACAGCCTTTGAGATCCGGCTCAAGCTCTGCGATCTCGTCCGCGCCCAGCCAGCGATGGCCGCGCGTGCGGGTCGCAAAGCGCTTGAGGTCGGCGAGATCGCGGGGATTAGCCAGCACAAGCGTGCCCCGGCGCTGGACGAGACCCGGCACGGCCTCGTCCCACCAGTCGGCAGCGGCAAGACCCGATGTCAGCACGATCTCTTCCGCCGCCTCCCGCTCGCAATAGGGGGCGAGCATGCCGCCCGCCCAATGGGAGGCGCCAAGCCCGATATCGGCCCGGCGCTCCACGACCTCGACGGCGATACCCCTGCGCGCCAGTTCCAGCGCCGTCGCCAGCCCCGCGACACCGGCGCCCTTCACCAGAACGGTCATGGCCGCTCTCCCGTTTCGAGCGCTGCGACCTCGTCCGCCGTCATGTAGAGATCGCCGCCGGCGCGGTATTTCTCCGCCATGGCGGTCAGGCCCTCCTTCTGGGCCTCGGCGCGGATGTCATGCGAGATGCGCATCGAGCAGAATTTCGGCCCGCACATCGAGCAGAAATGCGCCACCTTGTGCGCCTCCTTCGGCAGCGTCTCGTCATGCATGGAGCGCGCCGTTTCCGGGTCGAGCGACAGGTTGAACTGGTCTTCCCAGCGGAATTCGAAGCGGGCGCGGGAAAGCGCATCGTCGCGCAGCTGCGCTGCCGGATGCCCCTTGGCGAGGTCGGCGGCATGGGCCGCAATCTTGTAGGTGATGACGCCGGTCTTCACGTCGTCGCGGTCGGGCAGACCCAGATGCTCCTTCGGCGTCACATAGCAGAGCATCGCCGTACCGAACCAGCCGATCATCGCCGCCCCGATGCCGGAGGTGATGTGGTCGTAGCCGGGTGCAATATCCGTCGTCAGCGGCCCCAGCGTATAGAAGGGGGCCTCGCCGCAGGTCTTCAGCTGCTTGTCCATGTTCTCCTTGATCTTGTGCATGGGAACATGGCCGGGGCCTTCGATCATCACCTGGCAATCCTTCTCCCAGGCAATCTTGGTCAGCTCACCCAGCGTCTCCAGTTCGGCAAACTGGGCGGCATCATTGGCATCGGCGATCGAGCCGGGGCGCAAGCCATCGCCCAGCGAGAAGGAGACATCATAAGCGCGGCAGATGTCGCAGATCTCCTCGAAATGCTCGTAGAGGAAGCTCTCCTTGTGATGATGCAGACACCACTTGGCCATAATCGAACCACCGCGCGAAACGATGCCGGTCACGCGGTTGACGGTCAGCGGGATGTAATGCAGCCGCACGCCGGCATGGATGGTGAAGTAGTCGACGCCCTGTTCGGCCTGCTCGATCAGCGTGTCGCGATAGACCTCCCAGGTCAGGTCTTCGGCGATGCCGCCGACCTTTTCCAGCGCTTGGTAGAGCGGCACGGTGCCGATCGGCACGGGTGAATTGCGCAGGATCCAGTCGCGGATGTTGTGAATGTTGCGGCCGGTCGAGAGATCCATGACCGTATCGGCCCCCCAGCGAATCGCCCAGACCATCTTCTCGACTTCCTCGGCCATGGAAGAGGTGACGGCGGAATTTCCGATATTGGCGTTGATCTTCACCAGGAAGTTCCGGCCGATGATCATCGGCTCCAGTTCGGGATGATTGATGTTGGCCGGGATGATCGCCCGGCCCGAGGCGATCTCCTGGCGGACGAATTCCGGCGTCACGTGATCGGGGATCGCGGCGCCGAAACTCTCGCCGTCGCGGACAAGCGCTTCCCTTGCAGCCTTCCGGCCAAGGTTTTCGCGGATCGCCACATATTCCATTTCCGGCGTGATGATGCCGGCGCGGGCATAGGCAAGCTGGGTCACCGCCTTGCCGCCTGTTGCGCGCAGTGGACGATGATTCACGGGAAACATCGGAGTCAGCTTATCGGCCGAGACGAAGCCGTTGTCCTCGGGCTTCACGGCACGCCCGTCATAGGCCTCGACATCCCCGCGTGCCTCCACCCAGGCTATCCGGTGCCGGGCAAGCCCCTGGTCGATGGCGATGGTCGCCTGCGGGTCGGTATAGGGGCCTGATGCGTCATAGACATTTACGGGCGGTTCGCCGGAGGTCGGGTGCAGCGCGATCTGGCGCAGGGGCACGCGAATGTCAGGGTGCATGTCCCCTGCCAACAAGATCTTGGTCGAAGCGGGTAGTGGCCCGGTGGTGACGTCGGGCTTTGAGAAGTTAGGGGCAATGTTCATCGTGGAGCTCCAAGTGTTCAGGTTGGAGACCCAGTCATGTCAGCCGGAATGATGGAAAGACGCCACGGGATTCGGGTTTTCGAATCGTCGTTTTGCAGCGCTTGCACCGTCCCTACGCCAGTATGAACTGGATCAGGTTCAACGGGTCACCGCGCTGCCATGGTCCTTAGCGGGATTGGCGTAGCGATATCTCAGCCCCTTGTCGGGACACCCCTGGTGAATGCGTGAAGTGTGGTCAAAAGCGGTCCCGCTGTCAACGCGGGAGGTAACATTCAGGCGCCGGCGCGCGGCACCTCGAACTGCTGGCCTGGTCGCAATCCCTTGAAGCGGTCATTGCCGATACCCGCTGCCGACATGGCGGTCACAAGCGCCTTCGGCGGATCGTCGATCCCTTCATTGGTCAGCTGGAAGGTGCCGAAATGGTGGCCGATGCCGAAGGATGCACCGCTCAAGCGGAAGCCTTCGATCGCCTCTTCCGGGTTCTGATGTTGCGCCTTCATGAACCAGCGAGGCTCATAGGCACCGATCGGCATGATCGCGAGCCTGATGTCGCCGTGCTTGGCCTTGAGCTCGCGATAATGCTTGCCCTCGGCATAGCCGGTGTCGCCGATATGGTAGATCTTGCCGCCCGGTGTCTCCAGAACGAAGGCCGCCCAGAGCGCCATGCGACGGTCGCCCATACCGCGCGCCGACCAGTGGTGGCAGGGCTCGCAATGAATGGTGACGTCGTTGCCAATCTCGATCCGGTCACCCCAGTCCATGACGTCAGCCTCCAACCGAGGCACGTCGCTGCGAATGATCGTGTCGTTTCCGAGCGGCGTGACGAGGCGCGGGCTGTCGCGCTCGATCAGTCGCTTCAGGGTCGCGATGTCGAGATGGTCGTAGTGGTTGTGCGTGACGATCACGATGTCGATCTTCGGCACATCGTCGAAAGCGACACCCGGCGGATTGTTGCGCTTCGGTCCGGCAAACGAGACGGGGCTTGCCCGTTCCGACCAGACCGGATCGGTCAGGATGTTGAGCCCCGCCGTCTGGATGAGAAGCGTTGCATGGCCGACCATGGTGACGACCAGTCGGCTCCCTTCGACACGCGGCTCCGGCCTGGTCGTAACGAAATCGGCCGCAGCCACGGCCTTCGGCCAGTCTATCTTGCCGCCGCCGAGCTGCCAGCGCAGGAGATCGGTGAAGCCACGGGGCTCTTCGCCGCCCGGGTTGAAGAACACCTTGCCGTCGAAATGATCCGAGATCGGACCGGTGTAATAGCGATTGCCCGCCTGTGCTTCGCGCAAGCCGAGACCTCCGATTGCAGCGGCGACGAGCCCGAAGCCTGACCATTTGAAAAAACTGCGTCTGTTCATGGCTCACCCATATGTGGTTCTGCCGTTTCTACGGCAATAGGCGTGGCGCGGATTGTCGGATGGCCGCGATCTCCCCGGAAATCGGGACTTCGCTTGACTTCCCGGGTGTTTTCCTGTTTATCCGCCGCAATCTGCGAAGAGACGAGAACTCCGAGCCGCCGACCGGGACCCGAAAAGGTGTAAAGAGATCCCGGAGGTCAACACCCGACAGCGCGATGCGCCCTCGGGTGCTTTTTGGCTTTGCGTCTTGTTTTCCGCGTGGAGAAGACCGAGGTTTGGGTTTCCCCGAACCATGCAAGGAAGAGCCGATGTTTGAAAACCTCCAGGACCGTCTTGGATCCATTCTGAATGGACTGACCGGCCGTGGCGCACTGTCCGAGGCGGATGTCTCGGCTGCTCTGCGCGAGGTCCGTCGTGCCCTTCTCGAGGCCGACGTCGCTCTCGAAGTCGTCCGCTCCTTCACCGACAAGGTCCGCGAAAAGGCCGTCGGTGCCGCCGTTCTGAAGTCGATCAAACCCGGGCAGATGGTCGTCAAGATCGTCCATGACGAGCTGGTCGAAATGCTCGGCACCGAAGGGGTGTCGATCGACCTCAACGCACCGGCCCCCGTCGTAATCATGATGGTCGGTCTGCAGGGTTCTGGTAAGACGACCACCACGGGCAAGATCGCCAAGCGTCTGACCGATCGCGAGAAGAAGAAGGTCCTGATGGCCTCGCTCGACACGCGTCGGCCGGCCGCCCAGGAACAGCTTCGTCAGCTCGGCGTCCAGACCGGCATCGATACGCTGCCGGTGATCGCCGGCCAGTCGCCGACCGATATCGCATCGCGTGCTGTGCAAGCGGCCAAGCTCGGCGGCCATGACGTGGTCATCCTCGACACCGCCGGCCGTACGCATATCGACGAGCCGCTGATGATCGAGATGGCCGAGATCAAGTCTCGCGCCAAGCCGCATGAAATCCTGCTCGTCGCCGACTCGCTCACCGGGCAGGACGCCGTCAATCTGGCGCGCAATTTCGACGAACGCGTCGGCATCACCGGCCTCGTTCTGACCCGCATGGACGGCGATGGCCGTGGCGGTGCGGCGCTCTCGATGCGTGCCGTCACCGGCAAGCCGATCAAGCTGATCGGCGTCGGCGAAAAGATGACGGAGCTCGACGAGTTCCACCCCCGCCGTATCGCTGACCGCATTCTCGGCATGGGCGACATTGTCTCGCTGGTCGAGAAGGCCGCCGAGAATATCGATGCGGAAAAAGCCCGCGCCATGGCCGAGAAGATGGCCAAGGGCAAGTTCGACCTCAACGACCTGGCCGAGCAGATCAAGCAGATGCAGGCCATGGGCGGCATGGGCGGGATCATGGGCATGATGCCGGGCATGGCGGGCATGAAGGACAAGATTTCCGCCGCCGGCCTCGACGACAAGGTCTTCAAGCGCCAGCTCGCCATCATCTCCTCGATGACCAAGGCCGAGCGCGCCAATCCGGACATGCTGAAGCATTCCCGCAAGAAGCGCATCGCGGCCGGCTCCGGCACGGATGCTGCCGACATCAATAAGCTTTTGAAGATGCATCGCCAGATGGCCGACATGATGAAGGCCATGGGCGGCAAAGGCAAAGGCGGCATGATGAAGCAGATGATGGGCGGCCTGGCCTCGAAAATGGGCCTCGGCGGCATGGTTGGCGGCATGGGCATGCCGGATCTGTCAAAAATGGATCCGAAGCAGCTCGAAGCGCTGGCCAAGCAGGCGGAAGCCGCCGGCATGAAGCCGGGCGGCCTGCCCGGTCTCGGTGGCGGCGGTCTGCCGGGCCTTGGTGGAGCGAAGCTTCCCGGCCTGGGCGGCGGTGGTTTCCCGGGCCTTCCCGGCCTGCCGAAGAAGAAGTGAGAGGGCGCCGATGATTGATCCGTCCGTCAAGGAGCAGCTTTCCGGCTATCGCCAGTCGATCGACAACATCGACGCGGCGCTGGTCCACATGCTGGCGGAACGCTTCCGCTGCACCAAGGCTGTCGGCGTGCTGAAGGCCACACACGAATTGCCGCCCGCCGATCCGGCGCGCGAGGAATACCAGATTTCCCGCCTGCGCCGTCTGGCCCAGGATGCCAATCTGGATCCGGATTTCGCCGAGAAGTTCCTGAACTTCATCATCAAGGAAGTCATCCGGCATCATGAAGCCATTGCCGCCGAACATGGCGGTGTCACCGAAAAGACCGCCTGACGGCGGCCTCAACAAGAATAGGGTTCGCTGCGGCGGCCTGAACTAAACCTCAAGGAGTAATTACATGTCCCTCAAGATTCGTCTCGCCCGCGGTGGTTCCAAGAAGCGCCCGTACTACCAGATCGTCGTTGCTGACGCCCGCGCTCCGCGCGACGGCCGCTTCCTGGAGAAGGTCGGTTCCTGGAACCCGATGCTCGGCAAGGACAACGAAAAGCGCGTTGAACTCAACGCTGACCTGATCAAGGAATGGATTGCCAAGGGCGCCCAGCCGACAGACCGCGTTCTGCGCTTCCTCGCTGAGGCCGGCCTGGCCGAACGCGCTGTTCGCAGCAACCCGGACAAGGCAAAGCCGGGCAAGAAGGCCCAGGAACGCGCTGCCGAGAAGGCACAGAAGGCTGCCGACGCCGCGGCCGCTGCTGCAGAAGCCGCTGCGGAATAATCGATCTTGGATCGTTGCAGGCGGGCGGTGGGTCTCCCACCGCCCGTTTTTGCGTTTTCTTTGCCCTTGGTTCCGCCTAAAAGGGTGGAGCGAAGAGAACATGTTTCAGGACTGCATATCGCCATGAGCACGCTGGAAAATCCGATACTGATGGCCGTCATCGGCGCCGCCCAGGGCCTGCGCGGCGAAGTGCGGGTAAAGACCTTCACCGAAGATCAACTTGGGCTGGCTGATTACGGCGTCCTCTACAGTGCCGATGGCCGCAAATTCGAGATCCTCGACATTCGCGACGGCAAGACCGTAGCCATTGTCCGGTTCCGTGGCATCAACGACCGCAACGCGGCAGAAGCGCTGAACGGCACCGAACTCTTCGTCAACAGGGACGCGTTGCCCGACGAGGATCTCGACGATGACGAGTTTTACTATGCCGACTTGGAAGGCCTCCAAGTCTATGACGCCGAGAACAACCATTACGGCGCAGTCACTGCGGTTTATGATTTTGGCGCCGGCGACCTTCTGGAGCTGAAAGGCCCCGGTAAGCGCCCTGTTCTCATTCCCTTCTCCGAAGCGGCCGTCCTTGAGATCGATCTCGAAGGTGGACGCCTGCTGGTCGATCCCATCGCAGCTGGCCTAAAGGACGATGGCGAGGAGAAGCCCTATGGCGCCGGTGGAGGAATGCCGCGCCCGAATGGGCGTCGCTGACCCATGGGTTTCAAGGCTTCGATCCTGACGCTCTATCCGGACATGTTTCCTGGTCATCTGGGCCATGCTCTCGCGGGACGCGCGCTTGAGCGCGGCGACTGGTCGCTGGAAGCCGTGCAAATCCGCGACTTCGCCGAAGACAAGCATCGAAGCGTCGATGATACCCCCTCCGGCGGCGGCGCCGGCATGGTCCTTAAGCCCGATGTTCTCGCGCGCGCCATTGATTCCATAGCCGACGATGGAAGACCTCGGCTGCTGATGAGCCCGCGCGGTTGTCCGCTCACGCAAGAACGAGTCCGCGCCCTTGGCGCTGGCGAGGGGGTGGTAATCGTCTGTGGCCGTTTCGAAGGTGTCGATCAACGCGTAATTGACGCGCGCCAGTTGGAAGAGGTGTCGGTCGGCGATTATATCCTCTCCGGCGGTGAACCGGCGGCCTTGACCCTTCTCGATGCCGTCGTGCGCATCCTCCCCGGCGTGATGGGTAACCAGCTTTCCGGCGTGCATGAGAGCTTCGAGGGCGGATTGCTGGAACACCCGCAATACACCCGGCCCCAAATCTTCGAGGGCATGGAGATCCCGCAGATCCTCATGTCGGGTAATCACGCGGCCATCGAGAAGTGGCGTCATGAACAGGCTGTTGTCCTGACGCGCGAAAGGCGTCCCGATCTTTTGCCTATTCAGCCGGTGAAGAAGTAATAGGCGGCGAGCCCGAGCCCTGCAGCCACCACCACCCAACGCAGCACGGTCTGCGGCACCTTCTTGGCGACGGCCACCCCGGCATAACCACCCACTGCCACGGCCGGAATCATGATGGCGGCATGCAGCCATGACAGCGCACCGGCGCTCGCAAAGATGACGATGGCGACGGCCGCAATGACGATCGACAGGAAGTTCTTTAACGCATTCAGCCGGTGATAGTCGCCACCGCTGGCCAAACCAAGCGAGGCCAGCATCATGATGCCCATCCCCGCTCCGAAAAATCCGCCGTAAAAGGATGTGATGCCTTGCAGACCCAGCCCCAGCGGGCTTGCCGCATGGCTTTCGCCCTGTGTTTTCGGCCGCAGCTTCGGACCGGCTGCGAAAACCGCAGTCGCGCCGAGCAGAAGCCAGGGCACCATCGAGCGGAAAGCCGGGTTTGACAGCGAAATGAGGAAAAGGGAACCGCAGACAGCACCTATGACCGAAACAATGGCCAGGAGGACAGCACCGCGCCACATGGTCTTGAACTCACGCCTGTAAGCCAAAGTCGAGGTGATGTAGCCGGGAAACTGGATGACCGACGAAGTCGCATTGGCTGAGATCGGAGGCAGTCCGGCCAAGGTGAGGGCACCGAAGGTAAGAAACGTCCCCCCGCCTGCGATCGCGTTGACAGCACCGGACAAGAACCCGGCGACGAACAGAATGGCGATCAGGGCAATGGACATGTAGGCTTTGTCTCCAACATTGAGGCCGTCTTACGGAGAGCACCCTGCCCAGGACGGGCGCAACGCCCTGTGCAGCAAGAGAAATTGCGTGACCAAGGGGTGACAAGCCGCCCGCCATAGTGTAATGGCGCCTTCGGACATGGGCACAAGCCCGTCTGCCAAAACAAAGAACTGCGTATCCGCTCCAGCCTCTCGAGGCAAGATCCCAAGGCAATGACCCAAGGGATGATCGTTGAGCGCTCTGGCTGTTTCAGAAGAAATTGAGGTTAGACATGAACATCATTCAGCAGCTGGAAGCCGAACAGGCCGCCAAGATCGAAGCCAAGCGCAAACTTCCGGATTTCTCCCCGGGCGACACGCTGCGCGTCAACGTCACCGTCAAGGAAGGCAACCGTACTCGCGTGCAGGCCTATGAAGGCGTTTGCATCGCTCGTTCGGGTGCCGGCATCAACGAGAGCTTCACGGTTCGCAAGATCTCCTACGGCGAAGGCGTCGAGCGCGTATTCCCGGTCTACTCGCCGCTCGTCGAAGGCGTCGAAATTGTCCGCCGCGGTAAGGTCCGTCGCGCCAAGCTGTACTACCTGCGCGATCGTCGCGGTAAGTCGGCTCGTATCGTTGAGAACACCGGCACCCGCGCCCGCAAGCTGAACGACGCCGAACGCGCCGCTGTTGCCGAAGAAAAGGCACGTCTGGAAGCTGAGAAGGTCGCAGCAGCACAGGCTCTGGCCGCCGAAAAGGCAGCAGCCGAAGCCGCTGAAAAGGCCGCTGCCGCAGAAGCCGCTGCCGCTGCAGAAACCTCGGCTGAATAAGCTGATCTGGGCGGATCGTCCGCCCTTTCAAACTCTTTGCGAAGGCCCGGCTCTGTCCGGGCCTTTTGCGTTTCTGTAAATAATGAGGATTTGAGGGTTTGCCTCAGAGGCTGACACTGATTGCTCCGCCGGCCACAATCAGGCAAGCCAGCAGCCGCCGGAGCGTCAAAGGCTCACCAAGGACGAGAGCCCCGATCAAGACGGCAAAGACCACGCTTGTTTCGCGCACCGCCGTAACAAGACCGGCCGGAGCATAAGCGTAGGCGACGACAACCAAACCATAGGCCAGCATGGCGACAACACCGCCACCGGCCGCCTTCCAGGTGGCCGGTGCACGCAGGTCGATGCTCAGCCCGCGACGGGTGACGATATAGGCGAGCGTGATCATGATACCGAAGAGAAAGAGCACCCAGAGCGCATAGGAAACCGGCTGGGCGACCAGCTTCACACCACGGGAATCGACCGTGGAATAACAAGCGATGATCAACCCGGTGGTCAGCGCAAACAGGATCGATGAGGTCGCGGCCCGCGTCTTGCCCAGCGACAGGCTCATGATGCCGGCCGCGATCAGC includes these proteins:
- the mtaB gene encoding tRNA (N(6)-L-threonylcarbamoyladenosine(37)-C(2))-methylthiotransferase MtaB; amino-acid sequence: MTSEQKGAVEVITFGCRLNTYESEVMKAEAAKAGLENAILVNTCAVTSEAVRQARQAIRRARRENPEARIIVTGCAAQTEAQNFADMPEVDAVLGNEEKLKAEHYRRLPDFGVSAEEKVAVNDIMSVTETAPQMVAHIDGHVRGFLQVQNGCDHRCTFCIIPFGRGNSRSVPMGAVVEQARKLVENGYREVVLTGVDATSYGADLPGNPTLGLLAKTLLKQVPEILRLRLSSIDSIEADSHLFDLIADEPRFMPHLHLSLQHGDDMILKRMKRRHSRADAIAFAEQVRRLRPGFAFGADMIAGFPTETEEMAANSASLAEEIGIAHLHVFPYSPRPGTPAARMPQLDRAVVKARAAELRAVADRLQAIHLAAHVGTRQKLLVERNEMAHTEDFTLVAAPGMKPGSLVEVSIGGHTGRHLTIASAAASAAA
- the dapF gene encoding diaminopimelate epimerase — encoded protein: MSDRVEFARMNGLGNKILVVDMRGRTDRVTPAAAIALAADPATVFDQIMAIHDPKLDGTDAYIDILNCDGSKAQACGNGTRCVVQALASETGRKSFTFQTIAGILNAVEHQDGTISVDMGKPVFAWDKIPLSEEFHDTSRIELQIGPIDAPILHSPSAMSMGNPHAVFWVDRDPMTYDLERFGPLLENHPIFPEKANITLAQVTSKTSMVTRTWERGAGLTLACGSAACAAGVSAARTGRTERKVTITVASSPNRGTLTIDWRPDDKVVMTGPAEWEWSGTVNPTTGDWQRDESGQAEAATP
- a CDS encoding thiamine phosphate synthase, translating into MKLDPFYLIVDNADWIERLVPLGVKLVQLRMKDAEESVLRQHIRRARQCCADHGCHLIVNDYWQIAIDEACGFIHLGQEDLATADLAAIRSAGLKLGLSTHEKAELETALAAKPDYVALGPVYPTVLKKMPWAPQGLERLTVWKERIRPLPLVAIGGLRPDRLPGVFAAGADSAAVVTDITLHADPEARTREWLEVTEPWR
- a CDS encoding thiazole synthase, which translates into the protein MALELYGKAVSSRLLLGTARYPSPAILAEAVRRSKTEIVTVSLRRETAGGKAGGAFFQLIRDLGVHVLPNTAGCHSAREAVLTAKMAREVFSTTWIKLEVIGHHDTLQPDVFELVEAAKILGSEGFEVFPYTTDDLVVGEKLLAAGCRVLMPWCAPIGSAMGPQNLPALKSMRAEFRDVPLIVDAGIGRPSHATTVMELGYDAVLLNTAVASAGDPAAMAEAFAKAIEAGQIARQAGMLEPRDMAVPSTPVIGKGVFV
- the thiS gene encoding sulfur carrier protein ThiS produces the protein MKLTVNGEALELDAGNLADLLAKLDYEGDWLATAVNGELVHREERSTHHLKEGDRIEILSPMQGG
- the thiO gene encoding glycine oxidase ThiO, with translation MTVLVKGAGVAGLATALELARRGIAVEVVERRADIGLGASHWAGGMLAPYCEREAAEEIVLTSGLAAADWWDEAVPGLVQRRGTLVLANPRDLADLKRFATRTRGHRWLGADEIAELEPDLKGCFGTGLFFSEEAHLHPRQALRGLYEAARRLGVSFRFGEEADEAVGYSTTVDCRGPQAIGEIEGLRGVRGEMLYLETGDVALSRPVRLLHPRHPLYIVPRGNGLFMLGATMIETDDDGPITARSMMELLNTAYALHPAFAEARIVETGTGIRPAFPDNVPRLIDTSEGLAVAGMHRHGFLLAPALAREAAERLTKLDASERRRTA